From the Cloeon dipterum chromosome 4, ieCloDipt1.1, whole genome shotgun sequence genome, the window GGTCCTTGAGAGCGGCCAAAAATTGACCAATGTGCTGACGCAAAAGAGGGTCAATGGCTTGAGgctggagagagagagtaagTGGAAAATTAGCACTGGCGGTGTCACGTTGCGAAACATTCGTGGCAATGTAATAAGAATAGGAACAAAGTAATCATCAGaggagttaattaaaaaagaggttCAATTTGCAGGGAAACCCCGCGGTCCACCCCAAACATCAAGAGTGTACACTTGTGAAGCACcagtcaaatttttcttatctaCAATTACTTTCGAGTTACAGACTGGACAacttattttccaaaaaactctaaatatttacaagtgcggtgatttttttatattatttgtaggATCTTCTTGACGAGAGAAATGCATTAATgggttattttttactctctgaaTTATGACATTGTTGTGATCCAAGCCTCAGGAACCTCTTTCAGTAGgcatttgataatattttacagtcttctcaaattttcacgaaaagcttagaacctgagatttagcGCTcacaatatttgtaaaaattctaaaaatgtgtttttcgaaatttaaattcaaatttttcggaaatgaagacaaaaaacctcttcttgaaattttcatactAGTTCATGCATACCCTGAGACCACTTAAGAGggcatttattatttataaagtaTGCTGctggttttcaaaataagaataaatggaaatattcTTAAGTGACCATTGGTGACCACCCCGCAGATCCGAGGGTGGGGGTGGAACCTCCTAAGGGTTTTTTTAACATGCCCTTGTTAATAGTAGCAATTTaccaaatcaataaatatgttccctctaaaaattataaaaacaaattgctaaaaatttgcaaataccTGATCAGAAATGGTGAATTTGATGGCTGTGACCGCGATGGTACGCATGTGCGCAGATTCTGAGTTGAGAGAGTCCCTAAGGTGGGGCATAAGTGTGTCGGGGTCGATGAGCGTCAACTTGCCGAGACACTCGGCAACCACGTTCCTGGTGCCCTCCTCGGCGCACTCTCTGTACTCGTAGAGGTACTGCCAGATGGCCGGCACGTGCGGCTGCAGGGCCTGTCGCCCGGCGGCCGTGCTCGCCTGGTAACTGATCATCTCCTTGAGTGAGTGCAACAGCAGGTACTCCTTCTTCGGCTTAGCCTTCATTTCGCTCATGATGGTGCCAAGGTAGTGGTTCAAATTGCCAGACGCCACGCTGCCCAGCGAGTAGGCGGCAACAGACTTGACCTCTTCGGCCGCTGATGAAAACGACGCAAGCAGAACCTCCGACACTTGCGCAATGCCGCTCAGATCCCTGAAGCAAATCGTGACAGGACAAGGGTTTCGGTCAGAACAAAAAATCACTTACTTGTGCCTTCCAATCTCTCCAATAGTGTACATGTTGAAAATCCTCTCCTGGTTTGTACTTCCCAGTTTTGAGGCGGCCAGCTGCGAGGGCACGTTCAGGGCCTCTCCAGGTACGATCAGAGCGATGGCAGCGACGCACTTGGCCAGAGAGTGAAGCGCCTGCACATCAGAGTAAATGACAAGAAGTAGACTTAAAGCTGTTTAACAGTGTGAAAGATCTGTACCTGTTTGTGAAGGGAGGCAGCCGAGTGCTCAACGACGACGGGCTGCCTGAGCAGCTTGACCAGTTCAGCAAAGCTCAGACCTGGCAGGTTAGCCTGAACCAAGGCCTGGAAGAAGTCGAGCATGGAGACGAGGGCGGCGCCTTGCAGCAGAGGAGACTTGACGAGCACCAGGATTTCAGGCAGAATTTCGCCTCCGATGTTGCCGACGGCCATAGGCAGGGTCTGAGCCACGGAAGTGAGCAGGGTCAGGGTCAGCTGGGCGATGTGCAGGTCGGTTTCGCTCAGCAACGCCGGCAGCTCGACGATCACGGTGGTCAACTGGCTTTGGTCCATCACCTTGTGGTAGCTGCGCACCAGCACGTCCAGCAGGGTCAGGGTTGCCAGCTTCAGGGCTCGCTGGTTCTTGCGCAGGAACGATCCAAGAATTTGCATTGCGCCCAGCAACACTGGCTCCAGGTTGATGTGCAACGGCGACCCGGCCACTTTGGTAAGAGCCTGTCCACAAGTGATTTCACATCAACAAAACGatctaattttccatttcctccACTTACCTTGACGGTAGTCAGTCTGGTAATTTCATTGCGCAGTCTCTCCAAGAAAATGGGCAAGCACTTAGGCAGCTCATCCTGCAGGTAGTCGCCCAAGTTGCAGATGATCTGGCCCATGCACGAAATAGCCCGCTCCTTGACCTCCTGGTCGATGTCGGCGGCGCGCAGCCGGTGAAGGGTGCACTCGTAAAGGTCCGTCGTGAACGGCTTGAAGTCAAAGTTGCAAGGCCGGTCGACAGGCCGGATGACCTGAACAAGCTGCTGCAAAACGAGCAGCGCCTCGGCAGTGATTTTGTAAAAGCCGTCTCGCACGGCGGCAATCACTGGCGGCAGAAGGGCAGGAATGTGCGGGTGGAAAACGGTGGGTTCATGCGAGGATACCAGTGAGCTGATGAACGACAGGGTGTCGATCTTCATATTGCTGCTCGAGTTTTTGTCcctggaataaaataaatcccaaatttaaatgtttacaaGGAGAACGCATCTATTAGATGATGGTTTTTTCCTACagtgtttgataaaagatgaaaataattttcaaaaggaatAGTAAAATGCACGCCTAGAGTCacaattttaagcaattaATGCcacaatttcttaaaaagttgttggattaaaaaaatatttgaaatttactcaGCGAGACATCTTATGattgaaacgatttttatacttttaaaatagctcCTGATATtcctggaaaaaatcaaatgaggaAATGTGACGGCTTGCGGTAGAGTTAAGTTAGTTTgtcataaaatcaagcttcATTTCAggcatttcaaaatatgaaaccaacttttgccattttctgtgaatttaaaaactcaccCCAAAGAGTAGAGGATGCCTGGCACCAATGCTGGGATGTGCGAGGCGAGGCATCCTGGCAGGACAATCACCATTTCTCTGAGCAAAGTTAAGCAGTCCTGACGGGTCTTAAtgcttttctctctcatttGCTTGTGGACCGCTTTGACAATGGTTGGGACCTGATTTTGCAGCATGATCACAGGGCCGTCCTCCGCGTCCATGCTGTCTGGCTCAACCGCAACACTTTGGATTCGACGCGTCTGCCTCAGCAGAGCCATGTACGCGTGGAAAATGTCAGACTTGAcgttttcttctctctctgtAAACATCACAATTGGTTGGAccattaaaacaattaaaaataggaccggaaataaacatttttgattGCCTACTAATTGATCACGCaacagtattatttttaaaaccaaccTCCACCTGTCATGATTAATGAATTCTTGCTTACCCTTGAATCTGCTGATGAGCGCGGGCGACACAGTTCCATACAGTTCGGGCAGCAATTCCCGCTTTGTGCTGATCACCGCCTCCAAGCACTTGGCAGCGGCACGACGCACCTTCCAGCTCATATCGTCGTCGTCTGAGTACTCCTCGTCACCGTCCTCGTCGCCGCCGTCCTCATCCTCAGTCTCCATGGCGTTGTCGTCGTCCAAAGGCTCCTCCTCGTAGTTGTAGTTTGGATCGTAAGTGATGTACTCGAGACACAAATTCACGATCTGCACacgcattaatttattttatttaaaaatgagaatcAGGACTCAGGCGTGCGATCTAACCAAAGGAATGTGAGGGCTGATTTCCTTGGGACAGCGCTGGACAAACGCTTCAAACGCCTGCATGCAAAACTCTCTCAGTTCGTCATCGTCCTCTCTGCTGTACTTTGCGATCAGCGGGACCATTTGTTCGACGTATTCTCCGAATCTGTGACCAGCCTGGCGGCTAATAATTGGgatttgttataaaattgcatttgaaattaataaagcacCTACCAGATGGCCGCCACGCACTGGATGTACGTTCTAGTGGTGCTGATGGACGAGTTTTTGTCTAGTTCCTCCTGCATCACCAACATCAGTTTTGTATACAAGGACGGGTGGCAGGACATGACAAGAAGGCCAAGCGCGACGATTGTTCTGAAAAGCGTCGCTTGTTAATTAGCTTTATTAAATAGTCATACACCATCTTCACCTCTTTCGGACAGCTTGTCGCGGCGAAGCCAGCTGGGGAAGCAAGTTGTCCAGAATAGTGGCGTGGAAACTGACTATCAGAGTTCCAAACCTGGAGAGAAGATCTGCTAAAATGTCTAACGCCTCCAGCTGAACCGACACGTCCTCTTGCTGcacagataaattaaaaatcttcacCAGTTAATTATTAAGATTATATTACTTTGGCAATGGCGGCACTAAGTCTTCCTGTAATTCTTTTGCAAACATTTCCTGCCAGCTGACTTGAGGCCAACGGCAGCTCGCTAATGACTGTTTTTAGGCCAATGCTGGAAATGTCCCTAAGCTGCTCCTTCTCCGAAACCATGTTGGTGCAGAGGGCGTCTACAATTGTTTCCACCTGGTACTCTTTCACTTTGTTTACCAGTGGGcccaaactaaaataaaaattatgttgtaAGAATATTTCtcgttaaaattattgttgacaaattcaagaaatcaagaaaaaatggaGTATCTACAACACTCCTAAGGATGTTGtttagtttataaaaaatatcattatttttttcaaattgttttcattaaatcaaGATGTTTTTCCATTAGGAGGATTGAGGCAAATTTTGGGGCAAACCATTTGACCGCGAGGTTCTGCACTTCGCCATTCTTGTCTTCTAGAAGGCGGAGCAGCATCTTAACCACCTTCCTCTCCGAATCATCGTCCAATTTTATGCTGTCCTTCTGTAGCTCCGTCATGAGGTCGTTGGTGGCCATGAACCTGAAGTCCTTGTCATTGGACATCATCTACAGGGACCGAATAGAAAGGATTGACAGTGAGGTTGACCACGCTAAAACCGGCATCACGCGGTTTGGACCATACATACATAGCTGCTCACCTTTTCCAGCAGATTTGAGATCTGGTACGAAACGCTGGCCATTTTCGCTGGATGATTTCAACGATCTCGGCGAAAATGAGCTTGCTCGTGAAACAaaccaaatgaaaaattcctcaACTCAATGCACTTCGATAAGCAAGCCCAAAACGAAACCAGCCGCTGtttgtgaaaatgaaaatctcaACTTGACAAAGCAGATTATGCACTTGCGGCGCATGCGTCGACGAACGCACCTCATTGGCCAGGGTGAATCTGAATCATTGAGGTTTCTTCATCCTTGCGCGCTAAAATTGCGTGTTCTATGCAGAATGAAGCTATTTCTTTGTGAATTCGTGAATTGTACAATGTGGTAACGCCTTTTCCTAGGTATAACGTCTCGCAAtaatgaaacacaaatttgacTGCTGCGAAATTGGCCAAAAATTGATGTAAATATCAAAATCCAAAAGGCGACGCCTCAGCCAAATAAAGTTATATTTTCTATTAGAATCAGA encodes:
- the Cand1 gene encoding cullin-associated NEDD8-dissociated protein 1 isoform X1; this translates as MASVSYQISNLLEKVSSYMMSNDKDFRFMATNDLMTELQKDSIKLDDDSERKVVKMLLRLLEDKNGEVQNLAVKCLGPLVNKVKEYQVETIVDALCTNMVSEKEQLRDISSIGLKTVISELPLASSQLAGNVCKRITGRLSAAIAKQEDVSVQLEALDILADLLSRFGTLIVSFHATILDNLLPQLASPRQAVRKRTIVALGLLVMSCHPSLYTKLMLVMQEELDKNSSISTTRTYIQCVAAICRQAGHRFGEYVEQMVPLIAKYSREDDDELREFCMQAFEAFVQRCPKEISPHIPLIVNLCLEYITYDPNYNYEEEPLDDDNAMETEDEDGGDEDGDEEYSDDDDMSWKVRRAAAKCLEAVISTKRELLPELYGTVSPALISRFKEREENVKSDIFHAYMALLRQTRRIQSVAVEPDSMDAEDGPVIMLQNQVPTIVKAVHKQMREKSIKTRQDCLTLLREMVIVLPGCLASHIPALVPGILYSLGDKNSSSNMKIDTLSFISSLVSSHEPTVFHPHIPALLPPVIAAVRDGFYKITAEALLVLQQLVQVIRPVDRPCNFDFKPFTTDLYECTLHRLRAADIDQEVKERAISCMGQIICNLGDYLQDELPKCLPIFLERLRNEITRLTTVKALTKVAGSPLHINLEPVLLGAMQILGSFLRKNQRALKLATLTLLDVLVRSYHKVMDQSQLTTVIVELPALLSETDLHIAQLTLTLLTSVAQTLPMAVGNIGGEILPEILVLVKSPLLQGAALVSMLDFFQALVQANLPGLSFAELVKLLRQPVVVEHSAASLHKQALHSLAKCVAAIALIVPGEALNVPSQLAASKLGSTNQERIFNMYTIGEIGRHKDLSGIAQVSEVLLASFSSAAEEVKSVAAYSLGSVASGNLNHYLGTIMSEMKAKPKKEYLLLHSLKEMISYQASTAAGRQALQPHVPAIWQYLYEYRECAEEGTRNVVAECLGKLTLIDPDTLMPHLRDSLNSESAHMRTIAVTAIKFTISDQPQAIDPLLRQHIGQFLAALKDRDPNVRRVALVAFNSAAHNKPSLVRDLLDEILPQLYEETKVKRELIREVEMGPFKHTVDDGLDIRKAAFECMYTLLDSCMDRLDVFAFLDHVQNGLRDHYDIKMLTYLMVSRLSQLFPSAVLQRLVLLVEPLKKTCTTKVKANSVKQEFEKQDELKRSAMRAVSALLAIPSADKNPAMAEFVTIIKSTPELQIIFESIQKDSSLAAGGQDSPTMMDLS
- the Cand1 gene encoding cullin-associated NEDD8-dissociated protein 1 isoform X2 translates to MASVSYQISNLLEKMMSNDKDFRFMATNDLMTELQKDSIKLDDDSERKVVKMLLRLLEDKNGEVQNLAVKCLGPLVNKVKEYQVETIVDALCTNMVSEKEQLRDISSIGLKTVISELPLASSQLAGNVCKRITGRLSAAIAKQEDVSVQLEALDILADLLSRFGTLIVSFHATILDNLLPQLASPRQAVRKRTIVALGLLVMSCHPSLYTKLMLVMQEELDKNSSISTTRTYIQCVAAICRQAGHRFGEYVEQMVPLIAKYSREDDDELREFCMQAFEAFVQRCPKEISPHIPLIVNLCLEYITYDPNYNYEEEPLDDDNAMETEDEDGGDEDGDEEYSDDDDMSWKVRRAAAKCLEAVISTKRELLPELYGTVSPALISRFKEREENVKSDIFHAYMALLRQTRRIQSVAVEPDSMDAEDGPVIMLQNQVPTIVKAVHKQMREKSIKTRQDCLTLLREMVIVLPGCLASHIPALVPGILYSLGDKNSSSNMKIDTLSFISSLVSSHEPTVFHPHIPALLPPVIAAVRDGFYKITAEALLVLQQLVQVIRPVDRPCNFDFKPFTTDLYECTLHRLRAADIDQEVKERAISCMGQIICNLGDYLQDELPKCLPIFLERLRNEITRLTTVKALTKVAGSPLHINLEPVLLGAMQILGSFLRKNQRALKLATLTLLDVLVRSYHKVMDQSQLTTVIVELPALLSETDLHIAQLTLTLLTSVAQTLPMAVGNIGGEILPEILVLVKSPLLQGAALVSMLDFFQALVQANLPGLSFAELVKLLRQPVVVEHSAASLHKQALHSLAKCVAAIALIVPGEALNVPSQLAASKLGSTNQERIFNMYTIGEIGRHKDLSGIAQVSEVLLASFSSAAEEVKSVAAYSLGSVASGNLNHYLGTIMSEMKAKPKKEYLLLHSLKEMISYQASTAAGRQALQPHVPAIWQYLYEYRECAEEGTRNVVAECLGKLTLIDPDTLMPHLRDSLNSESAHMRTIAVTAIKFTISDQPQAIDPLLRQHIGQFLAALKDRDPNVRRVALVAFNSAAHNKPSLVRDLLDEILPQLYEETKVKRELIREVEMGPFKHTVDDGLDIRKAAFECMYTLLDSCMDRLDVFAFLDHVQNGLRDHYDIKMLTYLMVSRLSQLFPSAVLQRLVLLVEPLKKTCTTKVKANSVKQEFEKQDELKRSAMRAVSALLAIPSADKNPAMAEFVTIIKSTPELQIIFESIQKDSSLAAGGQDSPTMMDLS